Below is a window of Leptidea sinapis chromosome 4, ilLepSina1.1, whole genome shotgun sequence DNA.
GCCTGGATGTCCCTATAACAGTTCTATTATATTCTTCCTACTATTGCTCCtatggaaggtataccacaagtttgccaatgtcatgTTAAGGTAGAGCTTAGAgtatttactaattttaatggtaatgatcggtgcttaagattgaaacaagttttattttcttaaacctgaaataaatataaatgctgTTAGTactataaaggacatacacaaatataattacatacttAAATTTACTTAGTGCTAtgtacaacttaatcttatttattttaatatatttacacaaaatatatacaaaaggagtgaaaactagggagaggagacagaGAAAGTTGGGCGGGGAACAGGCATATGACAGATGGCAGAGACACTGAGAACATTATTACAATTGCTGTCATTGGCTCTAAACTATTCAAATCAATAGGTCtcgttaccaggccataaaatccaaaaaaaaattcaaatcaataaacagagtaatatttttaattttagtaattaaaaaCTAACAAGTGCGCAGTTGGGCACTTGCCAAGGTTTAAGAAGTTTACAACTCTAATCCTTTGGAACAATAATTATGGTTACATCTTATTATATCCTTAAAATGTGCCTCGCTCAAAACAACACGCAATTAACGGACCACTACAAAAATAAGAAGAACAAgtcaatcaatttaaaaaacaatccCTGCAGAGTATGCCTCTCTGAAGGTTCTCTATCGATATTTGATAATGCTTGCTCATCCGAGAtaattaatatagtaaaaagcttgtgtaatattgaaataactcaagatgataaatttaaattattgtgtaaGAAGTGTGAAAATTTTGTGAAGGatgctgttttatttaaaaccacAGTAAAGCAAACACacgaacttttaaaatattcaacaacCGAAGAATTTCAAGAAAATGATTCAATTTACTCCACTGATACAGAGTTGTACAAAGAAACAAAACAACATAGTAAAGATCATAACAATATTGATAAAACTGCTGAAAATACAGAACAACAATCTTCACCTAAAATTCAGTGTAAAATCTGTAATAAAGTGATAAACAAATCATATTACAAGCAGCATGTAACAATGCATGATCCAGACCACTACAACTTCATTTGTGATGTCTGTGGAAAGTCATTTCGACTTCGCTGTGCCTATCGCAATCATAAGCTTAGACATAGAACGGACTTTTCTTTCAAATGTAAATCATGCCCGTATAAAAGCCGTTACTTAGAACTGTTAAAGACTCATAGTAAAGTCCATGCCGGAGATTATAGATACATGTGTACTGAATGTCCGGCtagatttttattcaaaagtaaTCTTAACCGTCACATGCAAAAGCATAAAGAACCACAGTTTAAGTGTGATTCTTGTAAAAGGGCTTTTCATACTAAATTAGCTGTGCAAAGACATTATGAGGTAGATCATTTGGGAATAAGGAACCATGTCTGTAATGTGTGTGGAAAGGCCTTTGGTTACAGAAATTCCCTAATGAAACACCAGAGAGGTGTTcataaaagagaaaaatgtattttttctaGAATGCCATCATATTTACAGGCCCAAGAAAATGGTTGAACAAATTCTCATCCtcaatatatctttttttagcCTTTTTTAGCCTTTAATTATGCATGCAGAGCAAAGCTATGTTGTAAATGAGATCcttgaattataatttattttacacataatttatttcacattaGATATTTGGGGAAGAGCAAAATAAGTTGCTAAGGATGAGGGTACTTCACTTTATTAAAATGGGATGTTATTCaccctttaaattaaatttcttgtaTTGTAACTCATAcaattaagattttaattacgCTAATAGCAATGCATTAGTATTTTAGTGTAGGTACAGCACTTTTTCATgctctaaatattataattttatatattgtatttacttTAATGTCTAGTATGTAGAAGTGCAGAataccaaaaattttaatttaatttaattagaaatggattaaataatataataaattatattcaatttattcagtactttcataatttaagcaaaacataaatttaaaattattttttacattatttgtattcaatgttttttatgaagaaTTATAGAAagccaaatataaatatatatacaatttaataacaaatgcattaaataaactataatttatCTTTTACTATTTTTGTACATAAAGTTGAATTATAATGTACTGACATTGTCAAATTACCTTTACTTGGGATATCATAATAATTAGCTTAGATGATTTTATATGTCTAGAAAGACTGACAGCTATAAACTTTCACCAACTCGtgcacactaaaacaaattgACTGACATATTGCGAGTGTTGGATGTAGctgctgtcatgcacactaaagtactGAGCCTGACTTGTCATATGGCCTAATAGCAAGACAGATTCTATcaagacatataaattatctaagatcattacaaagaataaattatgagaaaaaatacttatttgcaACAGCCATAGGTGGCTCATAGCAAAAAGACAATAAGatttaatcaaataaaacatttattgaagtaggcgttactttgcggaaatccataattatacaaatgatttgagttttctttagtgttaattccgacaatatttgtgtttaaacaattcgacacgtgtttcgcatctacacgaggcatcctcaggacgtgttgtcttgccaaaatctggcacgagactgaatcaagtGAGccgaatttctttttttttgaggTAATATGTCgaactcgagtgtccgcgtaagctgACACCCCacaccgactaaaacctcctttATGCTGTAAGCcatgcttttacagcgacatagggcCATGGGcagtggaggccgcaaagactacgcaacaacagtcgcgggacgtttcctaaggagactcgaaccccggaccggctgtgtgcttgtgggaagtgAGCCTGAAGCcgctgttttatatttataccctcgtcccatgaaatgaccaATTACAGCGcgtcattaataatattgtcggaattaacactaaagaagactcatttaggtcaaaaaatgacacttatatgTCAAAGATACACATTCTACCATTAATAATCACATATGAAAACTTTctagctttaatgagaagaaatggcaagaaactgCCAATCAAATGTTACACTTTACagcttcatttttttataaattattttaattacaatctatgtaAAGTTACGCAACAATACTCGAACGTCACGatttacacgagtaagttaaaaagcaaatctaaataaatacatgagttaattttttttatgaaaataagggacgagacgagcaggacgttcagccgatggaaattgatacgccctacccatgacccaaaaattctgagtggcactacaactgcgctcgtcaccttgagatataagatgttaagtctcatttgcccagtaatttcactagctaaggccacggacgagtaataaaataaggattccgtgtcaccttacataacagtgaggcaccaaaacaagctggTATAcctgtaaatacatagccccacgtatacacttacactaatacaagccgatcggccgccattatgagaattgccatcgtctgtgacagatcagattGCGTcgccataaaatattttaaaaatgccgtcgtgcgttgtgaaaaagtgtaaaaaccataatataaaagtatttgtggatatatgattatctaagggagaaaaaattgtgtacctgGTATACCCCGCAACcccacacacactagcataaaggtgtttcccttgttaatatcacggcgcggagtcctttttttactagtcagTAGCTAAGGCgtccttcagaacgaaacagtaatgcttacatattactgcttcccggcagaaataggcgccgttgtggtacccataatctagccggcatcctgtgcaagccTCCCACTAATCTGCACATACTGGAAATAAATAAACGTGCAAGcgagtttatattaaaaattatgaatttaagtACTTAAAAGGTATGACAAATTAACCACATGAAGCAATTTACGAGTATGAGCGATTGACCAGCCATCGCATCTCGACCATATTTTtaggaagggaacgacccgctcAATAAGTgaggtattttttaatgaaaataaggggcgagacgagcaggacattcagctgatggtaattgatacggcctacgCATTGCAAtgcagctcaggattattgaaaaacccaaaaattataggcggcactacaattgcactcgtcacattgagactaAGACGTGCTACCTACCTACGATgctaaatatttgaaaattcatataaaacggTACCTACAGGTATATATTGAAATGACTTGCagtattgttaaatataaatgttattactgTTTATTTGTGGTCAATTCCAAGTGAAGTGGTTGTGGCTTCGTTGTGAAAAATTGAGGATTTATTTACTTCTTCTTTATCCTCTCCCTATCCCATTTTAGTTGGGGTCGACTCTCATATTCAATCTTCGCCAGGACGTTCTGTCCTGGGTCGTCTGCGGATTTATTTGTGCTTTTTTTAGACTCGGGCTCGTAGTACGCGGCTGGACAGTGCAGCAGTCGccggtggtgatgacgagcacggtatcactgacactgtgaCACTATTAGTGTCCACGGGTGCAgaaaatgtactcacaatgacCAGTACatgatcatcggcactatgggtcttattgcgagaCGCGTTTTGTAACACTGGTTTCCAAGTTAGTGGCAGAGCCCAAAccttgtctctattaaaattaagtCGACGGTCAATTTCTATGGCTTCCAGCAGCTTGCGAGACACAAAGTTTTTATTGCGAGCCAATACCCTATCGAACATAATGATATAATGTGACATCTCGGAGTTTAGGGCGTGATCTGCCAATGCCGAGGTGTTGCTGTCTAACTTACGTACACTGCGGATGTGCTCGGTGAGTCTGGTTTTTATGTTGCGTCCCGTTTCACCAATGTAGCTTTTGCTGCACTCACATGGAATTTCGTAGACGCCAGGGCTTTCCAGAGGGTCCCGATCCTTAGGAGATCGTAGAAGACTACCAATCTGCGTTAGGGGGGCGGTTCAATAGGGTAAAAGTATTGGCTCCCTCTACCCTTTTGAGTGGGGTGTTCTGAAGTTGTATGGTGCCATGTGTTGAGTTGGCAAAGTTACAGTGCTTATACACAGTCTTCTGTCTGCTGACTCCCAGTCCAGCATTTTCCAACGCACTGCGCCATTGTTCCAGTGTGATCTGTAATTCCTCTACGTCTTCATTAATGAGGGCTATGTCATCTGCGTACAAGATGTTCCACGGGGGCTTTTTCTGTAGATCTGCTGTTATCTGTGATGTGATCTGTGTTCATCACTAAGTTGAAGTGTAGTGGGCTGAGAGCTGAACCTTGATGCACGCCGGCTTCCACGTCAAATTGGTCACTCAAACCAGCGGGGCTGCGCACCTTAGTTTTTACTTCTTTGTACATTTCCATCACCAGTTCGACGAGCTATTCTGGTACGTTCTGAACTCGCAGGGACTGCCAAATGAGATCTCTGGGGACTGGAAGGTTTATTTACTGGCTTTGAGAACTCTCTCTATTTTTACTTGCTACCACTCGAAGATATTGAAGTCATTGGATGATACAACATGCATTTTAAATAGCTTACCCAAGGTAGTTCAATTCTTAAAGAGTGGTGCGATATTTAATACCTATACCAATTCGTTTCAATTAAATGGAACAGCTCACTCGCCCACACAATATTGAGGTACAGTGCATCTATctgaaaattatgattattcaGCATAACTTAGTAAAGTGGTCTATTACATAATCAAAGATCTGATATATTACACAATTGCCAAGAAACTAGTTAACATTAGCAGACCCAGATCCATCCAATTAGGTACCTAAAACTCAGCAGGGCTAGGGCACAAGACAAATACATGAATATACAATAATAGAAATAcatttagagactgagcgtttggcgattaaataaaacaactgcttgactgtgaggaatatgtggaagatatgatttatttgaaaggtacacaatatatatacaaaatccttaaaacttacagttacccaattacaattgttacttaaaaaatatttacaagttcagaaaatacacaccaatacattaccaagcttacattttaaccaatagtaaaacgtttcattcaataagatttgagaataatattatgtgtt
It encodes the following:
- the LOC126979780 gene encoding zinc finger protein 429-like, producing the protein MVTSYYILKMCLAQNNTQLTDHYKNKKNKSINLKNNPCRVCLSEGSLSIFDNACSSEIINIVKSLCNIEITQDDKFKLLCKKCENFVKDAVLFKTTVKQTHELLKYSTTEEFQENDSIYSTDTELYKETKQHSKDHNNIDKTAENTEQQSSPKIQCKICNKVINKSYYKQHVTMHDPDHYNFICDVCGKSFRLRCAYRNHKLRHRTDFSFKCKSCPYKSRYLELLKTHSKVHAGDYRYMCTECPARFLFKSNLNRHMQKHKEPQFKCDSCKRAFHTKLAVQRHYEVDHLGIRNHVCNVCGKAFGYRNSLMKHQRGVHKREKCIFSRMPSYLQAQENG